Below is a window of Brassica napus cultivar Da-Ae chromosome A5, Da-Ae, whole genome shotgun sequence DNA.
gaaaaatcttGATTGGTAAAAAAATCTTGATTAGAAAAATCTAAACTAAGAATTCCGTACgtacataattaaaatcaataacattccaaaaaaatttcCTATTTTAAAGCAATCACTATAACTAACCATAGCAATCTTATTAACtctatatcttatatattaaaacagaagtcatgacttcttttcatgtgtgatttttttagttttggccattcctagaaaatatcatatttaacataagtttattattatatcttttaatatctttatctttttatttgaaatacaaatgaatatatttaaaatattctaacaaaatctttttaaaatcttcttggaatctttttaaatttactttcaaaaattagttagttttaatttaaattatcataaaatataattagaaattaaaattgaatatagttttggtttataaacgaaaatttaaataaaatgaaattaattaatttcacaaatacatttactaataatttttaaagattttgttagaaataaatatttattttaattttatttttttcaaatttgttttctaataaaaaaaaatcataatttttttatgaatgatatttttatttggaccatcatttaaattttatattaaatgtatatcactaatgctaatatacataatatttttaactaagaaatctcttgaaaaagattataataagatcttaattgtcataaattgaatataaatattttcaactaattttgcaattagtaatgaaatgttactaaaagaataagattatatcctattttatcaattttataataatatctgtcattttaaaataaaaatgttatattgaacaaaatatgataaaattattttaaattggtaagttaacatattttatttttattaatataaaatatttatgctaaaaatataatatgttggtagaacgggttaatattagtaaacaatataatacatgtatacaATTTAACTtaacttaaactttttaatatacagtaatttattatataaaattaataaacattacttaaaaatattgcgatttgaattacggatcatgattataatataaatacaaaattgttttcatatatgttgtttcatgcattaaaaaatttagtttagtaatcaaacgcaaattcaataagacaaatatataataagcaacatatatatgtgatgattttaatttacagcatgaaaactataaaattattatatttggcataattatacaaacatttaaatatgtgggtaacattaaaaatatataataattatgtaaaacaaatatctatatatataaatatgaaaatatatacccgcacggttgtgcgggtggaaatctagttcatattatgttttcaaaacttGCATGATCACTTATCTATCCGGTAGCTTTGTGAGGTTCTGGTGgttatctttaaattttttttattaaacctaTCCCACTCGGATCAAACATATATTGCTAtcattattagagcatctccaatgtattactctatattttactccaaaatattGCAACACCAAAATAGAGTAaggttttactccaatgtattactccattttctactccaaaataatatattttattaataattgttaataatactttatatttataaaaaaatactaattaaccccaactatttatttttacaaaatttctttaaaaatattatttaaattaaatatttattattaaaaagtacaagaaataataaaaataaaataaaagacaatTTATAAATTGGTTTAATAGTGgcattagaatatttttctcACAATGATCAACTATACATTTCGTAATAAAACATAAGTATTTTTATCTTTGATATTCCTAAATCGaacaagaaaattttgaaatcagacATTTTCATCTTATGTAATTTTGATATATGGAGGTGTAGCTTCTCTTCCAAGTTCAGTTGGTGCATCAAATTCACGCTCATCTTTAATTATCATATTATGTAAAATTGTACATGTAGTCATGATGTCATGTAAcacattttttttccaaaactgaACAGGTCCTTTCATAATAGCGAAACACAACTATAGATCCTTTTAtgttatctttattttatattattatttttgattatagtatatatttttatgttgaattattaaataatggaatatcttgtttatttatgttattgtatcattttaaaatattatttaagtaagaaataaaaacattaaagattTAAAGGATCaattcacaaataaaaaagttcaacactaaaatggagtaatgagtaagattactctataaatagagtaaCCCTAggcattactccattttggagttaaaAATAGAATGGAGTTGAAGAagattttactctaaaataatttttagaataaaaaatggagtagagttggagatgcccttattCACAAaacaacctaaacatgtctaagaactcaactttttcttttctcacaAAGCTCATGCCTTTTAATAATTCATGGCGAGTTTAAGTAAAATGTTTATATTCGTGGAAGAAAAACACATCTTTTGGAGGAAACTCTTTTGAAATaacaataaacaaaattgaAAGAAATCTCTATCTTAAGTAGGTCTCTTTCTATCTAGACCTGTTATTCCAAGTTAATTTAGATGAATTGCTTCGAGTAAAGCTACATCACCGacagtaaaaaaaataagtctAAAAGATGAACAGTTAGGTAACATATTGTTTctctttagcaaaaaaaaaacatattgtttttcggaaaaaaaatctGTTAGAAAACCAGATGGGTTTAGTCCAATTTTGAGTCGATAAGTTAAGCCCacttatttacttataaaagaTTTTAACCATTTAATCTGGAAACTTATGTTAATAGAAAAATTCAAATTGTTACTCAATTATATTGGTCTATATATTAACTTATAAATTATCTTATTAATTTGatcttttaatatttaatgtagcTTAAGTGCattagaataatatatataccaaattcGATTTATATTAGTGAAATTATATgaacaagaaaatatttgtttgaccattctaatattttatatatgtatttcttatttgttttttagtttatattcatgtttttatatatttacaataatataatCTCTTTACTTTAATAGATTTAATgaatctataaaataattatatatagtatatatttatatcattataaattttcctataattttatttcttcaGTATTATAGAAAACTATTTTacaatgtacatatatataatacaatttgATATTCTAAACAATAAATTAGAACATATAAACAATAAGAATGTGAtgtgtaaatatgtttttatccgtaaaaatgtaatatgtgtaaacaaatataatatgataaatgttatatatctataatattaaatctatatataaattagtatttttaatcCGTTAAAAATACAAATCCGCGCGAACGCGCGGATCCAAGTCAAACTTAATATATACTACAAAATACAAGAACACTAGCTCTAATTCGATCTTTTAAACTAACTAGTGTATGTTCATCTCTTGCTTATTACACGTCCAAGTGTGCAAGCAAGCAATTCTATTACCCATTGCTTAAGCAACAAAAATAACAAACTTAGCTTTggatattatattaaaactacAAAAGTAATTTACAAACTTAAGTTATCATTTGTATGATCCTTCACATTGAATAGCAAATATCATTAACTACTTTCATTACCAAAAAGCAAAAAACCCGCCAAATCCTTAAACAGCAAACGACCAGAGTTTGCCTGTAAGAATAATAGTCTCGACCTTCATTCCACAGATCAATCAATACCTAGTGCTATTCCTCCTTCCCCACCACTTCCTCTTCACCTTCTCCATCGAACCACTGCTCTCTTCACTCCCAAGCTTGCTCAGTATCATCTTCGTTTCCCTCAACCTCCCTCCATAATCCTTCTTCCACGTCTCAAACATCTGTTTCAACCTCCTCAGCTCTCTGTCTGGGTTCAAGTTCGCTTCCACCTGACCAGACTTCACTTCCACCAAGAACTTCGCATCATCACCAAACACTTGAGCTCTCTGTTCAAACTCCTCCGCCAACCGTCCAATCACACTAAGACCAGCACTCATAggctgttgttgttgtctccCCCCTCCTCCGTTGCTTGCCTGACTCTTGAACTGATTACTGCTTGAATCCCAATCCGTTGCGTCACTTGCATTGACCGATGCATCCGAGTTTCTAGCAGAGTCCTCGACCGCTAGGCTTTTCTTTGCTATGGAGAGACTAGATTGCAAAGACCGCATTTGCTTCTGCCAGATTTCTTCCATTGATTTCATCTTTGTCTCGTATTCTGACCAACGGTTCTCGTACTGTTGAAGCCTCTGTTGAAGAATGTCGTTCTCCTCTTCTTTCTCACGCAGAGCAGCTTCAGATTTAAGTACTCTACGTTGAAGGTCGGAAAGTACAGATGCCTTCACTAGTACCTCGCCTGACTCATTTGTCTGCGCAGTTGATTAGTTCCCGAAGCAAAAAATAGATCACAACAATGAGATTACTAAAACAAATAGATACTGTGAGAGGATATGAACGTGAATTCAGTCTTACTAGTACCTTAGTGCCTACAGATTTTAGCCATCTAAGATCTCCTGAGCATCTTCTAACCAACCAACCACGAATTGCTGCAAGAATATTACAGTAACTCAATGTCAAAGATGAAATCAGTTTGAGATTGTATTTCATGAGAAGACCAACAACAAACCCTTTTACCTGACTGTATCAAAACCGACGCATCGGTTATACCCTTATACTGTTTCCTAGCAAACTTGCTTTTAACTTGGCTTTGTATAGTAGCTGCAGCCCTATGCCTCCTTCGTAACTCGGCAAACTCTTTTCTTACTTTATCTCCACGAACAACTGTTGAAAAAGAGGTGGGACTAAGCCATATTTATATCTCATGTTAAAGCACTGAGACAAGAGAGTTGTTATACATGACTGAAGAATGGATATCCCCATTTTAAGCTCCTTCAGGTGACATCGTGCTTGGTATCCTCTAAAAGAGCTTTGGACACGTAAAATGCCATGGAGTGTACGGTTCCTTGTATCTTCAAGAACCCCAATCTGCAATGCAAATGAGACTATTATTCATGCCTCTTCTAAAAGAAAGTCTTTGACATCAAGCAGACTATTAGTCATGCTATTATACCTGTCCGGTTCTGAAAAACAACTTCGTGTAGCCAACTTGGTACATCTCCGGCAAGATATTAAACTGATGGAGGATCGCAACTGAGACACTTAGAGGATCTTTATCAGCAATGTTCTCCACCAGAAGGAAACCATACCTGTTGTGTGATCATTTAAAGAAACAATGTGGTTAGAATATAAGCATGTAAGGTGTCTTGCATAACTGATAAATGATGGATGGCACCGTCACCTTCTGGCAAATTTCTGATGAGACACTCTTGTAGGAAATCCAGACCGTGAGATTCGAACCACTTCTAAGACCCCACAACATCTTAGCTGCTGTAAGACAAGTCCTTGCTCATACAACCCTGGAGACTGAACGTTATTTGGCTTGATGCAACGAATGAAATGTGGGGTAGTGTTCCCTAAACGTTGCATCAATTGGAATAGTTGACCCTAGAGAAAAAGATCCAAGTAGACAATTAATAATCAATTATAATAAAACTGGTAATCTTGCACAAACACAACAAGCTTTGAAGATTTCAAAGTGGTAATCTCGACATCACCATTTATGCAGATAACGAGCTTTAAAGCAAAGCAGGTAACCAAAGCTAAAGTTACATTAAGGTTTGAGTTTGAGGCCAAAACAACCTACCTTAAATTTGGTAGCTACACTCAACCGCTGGGAATCAGCACCACCTGCTTTGTACAAAGGACCGACTACAGGTTTTTCGGATTGGATCAGCATGCTAGAAGCAAACGCTTGAGGAAGGTGGCACGAGCAAGAGGACAAAAGCTGAATAGAATCCAAGTGCAACAGGTCTCTGTTCTTCTCTAGAAATCCTGTTGTGTCATATGTAACCTGATtcagaacaaaaacaaaagctaTCAAAAAGCATTCACGACCGAGACTAGATTCATGCTTGCTATCAAATTTCTATATCTCCAAAGAAATGCCTTTTTGTTTCATGGAATGTCTTGTTGATTGGGGTCACTGAGATTTCAAGAGCTATTACCTCTCCTGCATAATGCACAACTGTGAAAAGCTTCTCTCGATCTCCTCTGAAACATGAATTAGAGTGTAGATGCTGTTTTAGCTTGTTTGCAAGTGTCAAATCTGTGCCATTCGGAAATGTTGATTCCTCGTCCAAAAGAGAAAGCAGCCCCAATGGTTTCTGCACAGATATTGAGACTTAGGTTGCTAAAAGTatacattttttaattaaactatgGTTTTCTAGTGTATTGAAGGTTAAATGGTATATTATTACGGTGTCCATCTAGCTACCTGGCTTCTAATTATCTACCTTTTCAAAGAGACTCAGACAATCTTGGTTGTCCTCAAAATCAACCCTTGTCCAGTCAATACCATCTTGGATATATTCCTGAAACAATAGAAAGAAAGATTAACACCTTCGATTGGAGAACTACACTACCTGGTAGATTTACTACATAAACATGTATAGTTCAATCAGGAAGGGGATACTTTACCTCTTGCTCCAGCTTGAATAGATGACGGTTAAAGTGTTGCTGCAATCTCTCATTTGCATAATTTATACAGAACTGCTCAAAGCTATTTTTCTGCACAAGAGTGTAAAGTTGTTCCCCAAATCAGTAAGACAGAAAACAAAAATGCATAGATAAACGATTTCAACTACATCAACGATTCATTTGCCAAATATATTATAATGGTTGTCACTATTTAAAGATGCAACTGCAAACTTAAAGGTCTACTGATGTCAGATTGCAACTGTAATTTTTTAAAGGGCAGAAAAGAAGCATACATCAAATGATTCGAAGCCATAGATATCAAGAATGCTGATGGATCTCCCAGTTCGCCTCTTCCCCACTGCAAGAGACTTGTTGATCTGTTCAACCAGCCAGTCAAACAGGCACGAATAAACCGATTTTGCTAAAGCATCTCTTGCATCAATGGCCTGAAAGCAAATCAGCAGAGAAAAAAATGTCAACGATGCTACTTCAACTTTGACTATACACAAAAAATGCTAGTAGTTCTCGTTAAAATATACCTGCGGTAGTGTTAGCTTCTGCACAATGGTATCTTTTCCAACTCTCATGTTACGTTTCGATAAACTTAGCTTAAGCTCATTGATGTTGCACCCAATTAATTTAGCAACAGTTGACAAACCTGAGTTAAGCAACAAACGCTCATACTTCCAACACCAAGACCCAAGAGAACTAAAGAGAAAACTCAGAGACGACGCTCGTAGAAAAGTCAAGAATATATAAAAGAGATCAGTAAAGTGAGTGCAAATTCAACGTTCATAGAGACAAGAAAAGGGAAACATTTACTCAAATAAAGTAGGCATCACCAGTTAGGGACTGAACAGGCTTACTTTCATCTGCCACAGGCTCAACATGGTTTTCATTGTCAATAACGGTGAAGGAAACATTCCCCAGCCATAACACTGCAGCAAGCATTGCGAACACACTTTCTTGATCTTCTTTACTAACATGAACAATGTCAAGAGCTTCCTGTAACATCAAAGAGTCTTTATGtaaatcgagagagagagacaaaataGAATTCTGAAATGAGTAGAGAAGAGGAATAAGAAAGTCTCTTAGTGAAAGAGAGAATTACCTTAACACTATGAAAACGTTCAGCATCATCAACTCCATTGATTGAATAACAGTTACTCTGTCCCAAGTATTTAAACTCATGTGCGCTTGTCAGATTTAGCTTCTCTGTGTATAAATGAATGGAGGAAAAAATAATTCAACAACTGATAGGTCAGAGAGTCTTAAAAATCTCATTTATAAGACTCCTTATAGTGTTCATTTTTCCTAATCATACCTCTAAGTCCAGGTGAAGCCCCAGCACAAAGTTGGTAAAATATATGGTATGACCTTTCCCCTTCAGCACATTGAACCACTCTAGACTGTTAAAATGTGTCAACGTATAAAGACAAAATGTCAGTGAACCATTACAAAAGAGGACAGATATCAAGTAGGGAAAATCATCAATGAGAAGCTACCTTTTCTAGTAAAACTGCAAAATTGGAATAGGCAAAAGAAAATGAAGTTGTGTTAGCTTTGTAAAGGAAAATAATAAACACCTTGAAGTAGTGTGATTTTAAGGTTTACACTTACAGGTCTGAACTTGAGCACCCGATATCTTTCCGCTTTCACTAAAATGAATCTCTATCAGCTTCCCCTGTAAATTTTTATACCAAAACAGTATTGTGAGACATAAGAGAATCAAAATGTACAAAAGAACACAATGATGAAGGGCTTACAAAACGACTAGAGTTATCATTTCTCAAAGTTTTAGCATTTCCAAATGCTTCCAAAATGGGATTAGTCTTAAGTATCTCATACTCGATCCCGCTTCCACCTCCTAGAGCAGCCAAGTATTGCATAGCGATCTTAGCTGTCTCAGTTTTCCCTGCTCCACTCTCGCCGCTGTATGACAAAGAGAATCTTGTAACAAGAATACACCACAATATACCCAAACTAGAAGCACTACATTCGACAAATCCACTTAAAAGATGACGTTTGACTAACCTGATAATGATAGATTGGTTAACCTCATCTGGATATGAAAAGATAAAACTGTGTGAGAACTGAAATGCTTTTAATGATAATGTTCCACAATTAACAAACAAAGAAGCATGATCCCACCGCGTATCATTTCACGAATTGCTGTATCTGCAATGGCATACACATGAGGACTTTCATTTGATTTCTTCCTGTATGCTTCAATGTAGCGATTTCCATACAAAGGAACCTCCTTGAAAGGATTCACAGCCACCAAAACCGGCCCTGCTTTTGTCTACCACCACAAAAGGAAAAAGGTTATAGAATAAAAACAATAGTAAAATGCTGGAAACATATATGGTAACAGATTCAGGAGAAAAGACTTACATATATCATGTCTTGGTTGTACCTATAGTTGAGATTGTACAACACTGATGGCTCATTTAAGTAACTTAGTTGCATTAGATCATCCACTCCATCAAGAATATCAGGATTTGCAGGTACTAGAGTCTCTGATATAACTTTTATAACCTGTTAAAAACAATGCAGAATCAAAAcaattgaaatattattaactCATGCCCTATCTTAGGAATACAAAAGGTCACTTACTTTTCCCTCTGGCAAAGAGATAACAGACTCTTCTCCTGAAGTTGACAGTATCTTCCCAAGCTCCCAGTTACCATTTGGAAGTTGAACCCAAGATTGCAGTACctaaagttgaaaaaaaaactgtcaAAATCTCATTCCATATACATAAGTTTGTTCTCAGCTTTGGTAAAAACCCACCTTCTTCCGAGCATATGCGCTAGTATCACTCCACCTGCGTTCATCACTCTGAGGCAAGGGCATTGTAGCAGCACCAGGATCCACATCATCAGTTAAAGACTGCTCTTCAAGGGACACACCGTGACCACTATATGGTGAATCCTCACTATCTCCAGCTTGACTAACACCATTCCTCAAGCCAACACTCGCTCTAGAAGAATTTTCACCATCGAATCTGTAGTCTGCTGGCAAAGATTTAAGAGACACCATGGATGGAGTCACCTTTTGGGACATTGTTGCTGCAGGAAAGAAGGAAGGAAGCTAATAAGCTCAAATGAAAGTATCCAAGATGAAAAGAAGACAATCCCATATACATGGTTTCAATCAAAGCTTTTAGAAGAAGAACCCCACTCAAAAAGACCTATCTAGTTTTTGATTAAACATAATGGAGGGGACCATAACTCTAGGACATAGACCGAACTGCTTTTCTTTCTCCCGATCTTCAGTCACTGTTTTCAAGTTCCTCAATCAAATGTTAGGCTAGAGTCTTATCTACAGATCTCATGCATACATTCACCAAAATTTGAACTTTCATTATAAAAAGGTATATTAAATCTTGAGAAGAAGATTattaaacaaagaaagaaactttcaacaaattaaatttatcaaattgacaaacaaaaaaaaaaactaagttagCTAGATACAAAAACTCACTGGACATAAACAAATCGTAAGAAAGCTACGAACTTTATATCTAGTAAAGCAGAATACATAGACTGagaatacacaaaaaaaaaaaatgcagaaaCTTTCAAATTTTCAAGTACCTTACAAAAAGTTAGATTCTCGGGAGAAAACTTCAGATTCTAAGAGAAGACTGAGAGATCTCAAGCGCAGAAGAGAGTTCTGATTCAGTGACTTCAGACAATGAGAGTAAAAACCAAAATGCCCTGGGAGTAACAGTGGTGAGACTTGCTTTAAAGATTTCAATTTACTGAGAAATTTGGGAAGTGCTGCTGCGAGTGAGTGAAGAAGATGCAGCAGAGCTTTTTCTCTGCTTCAcaagaatagaaaaaaaaaaggaaactgcTGTTTATTTTTGAGCCTTTTATCTTTGAACTCAACAAAAAGAATTAcagttattttttaattttttaattcgaaaattttgaatgttttttacCACCAACTGAATTTTGGTCACCTCACGTGGTCTGAAATGACGACTATACCCTCATTTTTCTTTTCCTAACtgaagtttcaaattttttctGTTACTGATATTTAATGTTCTTAATTCAGATTACagttgtacaaaaaaaaattcggaTTACACATACGATTCCatctttcaaaattttgagATTAACACATACGATTCCATCTTTCAATCTTAACTGAAGTTTCAAAGTTCTATATGCTTAGTTTTCAATATAAATCTGctgtatttatgtttttcatatGACAATATCAGTTTACTTGAATTTTGATCAGCAGATTGTATATATCTAATAATGATTGTTTCGTTGAGAAAAATAACTCTACCATGTTATCTCGGCCATTGAATTATCAACAAACTAATTAAattcctttctcaaaaaaaaaaacaaccaaatTAAAGTGCAAGATATAAAGAGATTGTTATCTGTCCAGATATTCTaccattttttttcaaaaaaactggttgaaaataaaaatattaaatttattttcaacgATTAAGTcaaccaaaaattaattaacacGATGCTGATTTTTTTATGTATACTAGGTTTTAATGTCCACCGGCACGCCAAGTGTGGGCATTATCCAAGATTCCGTCAGCTCCgaatttttttcctatttcttcattgtttgctaatatggatcatcta
It encodes the following:
- the LOC106428877 gene encoding myosin-1 isoform X2 — its product is MSQKVTPSMVSLKSLPADYRFDGENSSRASVGLRNGVSQAGDSEDSPYSGHGVSLEEQSLTDDVDPGAATMPLPQSDERRWSDTSAYARKKVLQSWVQLPNGNWELGKILSTSGEESVISLPEGKVIKVISETLVPANPDILDGVDDLMQLSYLNEPSVLYNLNYRYNQDMIYTKAGPVLVAVNPFKEVPLYGNRYIEAYRKKSNESPHVYAIADTAIREMIRDEVNQSIIISGESGAGKTETAKIAMQYLAALGGGSGIEYEILKTNPILEAFGNAKTLRNDNSSRFGKLIEIHFSESGKISGAQVQTFLLEKSRVVQCAEGERSYHIFYQLCAGASPGLREKLNLTSAHEFKYLGQSNCYSINGVDDAERFHSVKEALDIVHVSKEDQESVFAMLAAVLWLGNVSFTVIDNENHVEPVADESLSTVAKLIGCNINELKLSLSKRNMRVGKDTIVQKLTLPQAIDARDALAKSVYSCLFDWLVEQINKSLAVGKRRTGRSISILDIYGFESFDKNSFEQFCINYANERLQQHFNRHLFKLEQEEYIQDGIDWTRVDFEDNQDCLSLFEKKPLGLLSLLDEESTFPNGTDLTLANKLKQHLHSNSCFRGDREKLFTVVHYAGEVTYDTTGFLEKNRDLLHLDSIQLLSSCSCHLPQAFASSMLIQSEKPVVGPLYKAGGADSQRLSVATKFKGQLFQLMQRLGNTTPHFIRCIKPNNVQSPGLYEQGLVLQQLRCCGVLEVVRISRSGFPTRVSHQKFARRYGFLLVENIADKDPLSVSVAILHQFNILPEMYQVGYTKLFFRTGQIGVLEDTRNRTLHGILRVQSSFRGYQARCHLKELKMGISILQSFVRGDKVRKEFAELRRRHRAAATIQSQVKSKFARKQYKGITDASVLIQSAIRGWLVRRCSGDLRWLKSVGTKTNESGEVLVKASVLSDLQRRVLKSEAALREKEEENDILQQRLQQYENRWSEYETKMKSMEEIWQKQMRSLQSSLSIAKKSLAVEDSARNSDASVNASDATDWDSSSNQFKSQASNGGGGRQQQQPMSAGLSVIGRLAEEFEQRAQVFGDDAKFLVEVKSGQVEANLNPDRELRRLKQMFETWKKDYGGRLRETKMILSKLGSEESSGSMEKVKRKWWGRRNSTRY
- the LOC106428877 gene encoding myosin-1 isoform X1, with product MSQKVTPSMVSLKSLPADYRFDGENSSRASVGLRNGVSQAGDSEDSPYSGHGVSLEEQSLTDDVDPGAATMPLPQSDERRWSDTSAYARKKVLQSWVQLPNGNWELGKILSTSGEESVISLPEGKVIKVISETLVPANPDILDGVDDLMQLSYLNEPSVLYNLNYRYNQDMIYTKAGPVLVAVNPFKEVPLYGNRYIEAYRKKSNESPHVYAIADTAIREMIRDEVNQSIIIRLVKRHLLSGFVECSASSLGILWCILVTRFSLSYSGESGAGKTETAKIAMQYLAALGGGSGIEYEILKTNPILEAFGNAKTLRNDNSSRFGKLIEIHFSESGKISGAQVQTFLLEKSRVVQCAEGERSYHIFYQLCAGASPGLREKLNLTSAHEFKYLGQSNCYSINGVDDAERFHSVKEALDIVHVSKEDQESVFAMLAAVLWLGNVSFTVIDNENHVEPVADESLSTVAKLIGCNINELKLSLSKRNMRVGKDTIVQKLTLPQAIDARDALAKSVYSCLFDWLVEQINKSLAVGKRRTGRSISILDIYGFESFDKNSFEQFCINYANERLQQHFNRHLFKLEQEEYIQDGIDWTRVDFEDNQDCLSLFEKKPLGLLSLLDEESTFPNGTDLTLANKLKQHLHSNSCFRGDREKLFTVVHYAGEVTYDTTGFLEKNRDLLHLDSIQLLSSCSCHLPQAFASSMLIQSEKPVVGPLYKAGGADSQRLSVATKFKGQLFQLMQRLGNTTPHFIRCIKPNNVQSPGLYEQGLVLQQLRCCGVLEVVRISRSGFPTRVSHQKFARRYGFLLVENIADKDPLSVSVAILHQFNILPEMYQVGYTKLFFRTGQIGVLEDTRNRTLHGILRVQSSFRGYQARCHLKELKMGISILQSFVRGDKVRKEFAELRRRHRAAATIQSQVKSKFARKQYKGITDASVLIQSAIRGWLVRRCSGDLRWLKSVGTKTNESGEVLVKASVLSDLQRRVLKSEAALREKEEENDILQQRLQQYENRWSEYETKMKSMEEIWQKQMRSLQSSLSIAKKSLAVEDSARNSDASVNASDATDWDSSSNQFKSQASNGGGGRQQQQPMSAGLSVIGRLAEEFEQRAQVFGDDAKFLVEVKSGQVEANLNPDRELRRLKQMFETWKKDYGGRLRETKMILSKLGSEESSGSMEKVKRKWWGRRNSTRY